A single Brachyspira hampsonii DNA region contains:
- a CDS encoding CAP domain-containing protein — translation MKRLSLIIIFIFLSALILSANTIEDEVLRLINLERSKEALPPLPNNQRLHSLALYHADNMAKNKFFSNTDLDGLDSKARQVKLYPEMVGNISENMHKLDVIPFTDKKAAESIVKDLMKTPDSKKNILSKDYNAIGVGAVKRGVGVYTTVTFANIVAESVDFSPTAKYGDEITAKYRILNGAAFTDFKLAVEMADPEARITGDDGKTYIGKVIYDVKDMGNSILGRTFKAEYGQGDYKISILYKGQHFLSNVRTIKVE, via the coding sequence ATGAAAAGGTTAAGTTTAATAATAATATTTATATTTTTATCAGCTTTAATACTTAGTGCAAATACAATAGAAGACGAAGTATTAAGATTAATAAATTTAGAGAGAAGCAAAGAAGCTCTTCCGCCTCTTCCTAATAATCAAAGACTTCATTCTTTGGCATTATATCATGCTGATAATATGGCAAAAAATAAATTCTTTAGTAATACAGATTTAGACGGTTTAGATTCAAAAGCAAGACAAGTCAAATTATATCCTGAAATGGTTGGAAATATAAGTGAAAATATGCATAAACTAGATGTTATACCATTTACTGATAAAAAAGCAGCGGAAAGCATTGTTAAAGATCTTATGAAAACTCCTGACAGTAAAAAGAATATATTAAGTAAAGATTATAATGCAATAGGAGTTGGTGCTGTAAAAAGAGGCGTTGGTGTTTATACTACAGTAACATTTGCTAATATAGTTGCTGAATCTGTAGATTTCTCACCTACCGCTAAATACGGAGATGAAATAACTGCAAAATATAGAATATTAAATGGTGCTGCATTTACTGATTTTAAATTAGCTGTAGAGATGGCAGATCCTGAAGCTAGAATCACAGGAGATGACGGAAAGACATATATAGGAAAAGTAATATACGATGTTAAAGATATGGGAAATTCTATATTAGGAAGAACTTTCAAAGCTGAATACGGACAAGGAGATTATAAAATTTCTATTCTTTACAAAGGTCAGCATTTCTTAAGCAATGTTAGAACTATAAAGGTTGAATAA
- a CDS encoding peptidase M30, translating to MKKIFFMLFLFSLLSSCQKASDFLGVNYDNYDNYDNSLIYPDGSMGNASFYADYKERGNKRYNFNKIAEYDKLIIYLQDGSGYNKESVDYIANVFNNNYAEEVRIYGEHTDVDKNGKIIILLLELNASYSGTVITGYFYGNDLLLNQNNNAEILYMDIKIVNENPEYMAGTIQHEFQHLINFNVNYIENGKEISTWLNEALSESTSILFSPITVSSRINEFNRMNGYYCFYTWNLPLNIFANYPSVSVFMNWLYQRNNNNPSVFQNIAKYSSAEDYNRVLNNVSFIGASSWDDLLFKWVEGIYNGEVTGAEIKEQKENDNINLYPGAVVVYNGSLTQSGNLLTRKLSSSLELALNNDTYIGNSPTPINITTPKASSVQASKMYETVNDIPYIPKERHILFGKDGKIKEY from the coding sequence ATGAAGAAAATATTTTTTATGCTGTTTTTATTTTCTTTATTATCTTCTTGTCAAAAAGCATCAGATTTTTTAGGGGTGAATTATGACAATTATGACAATTATGACAATTCATTGATATATCCTGACGGAAGTATGGGAAATGCATCTTTTTATGCTGATTATAAGGAGAGAGGAAATAAACGTTATAATTTTAATAAAATAGCAGAATATGATAAATTAATTATATATTTACAAGATGGCTCAGGATATAATAAGGAAAGTGTGGATTATATAGCTAATGTATTTAATAATAATTATGCTGAAGAAGTTAGAATATATGGAGAACATACAGATGTTGATAAGAATGGTAAAATTATAATTTTGCTATTAGAATTGAATGCTAGTTATTCAGGTACTGTTATTACTGGTTATTTTTATGGAAATGATTTATTATTGAATCAAAATAATAATGCTGAGATATTATATATGGATATAAAAATAGTTAATGAAAATCCTGAGTATATGGCTGGAACTATACAGCATGAATTTCAGCATTTAATTAATTTTAATGTTAATTATATAGAAAATGGAAAAGAAATATCTACTTGGCTTAATGAAGCTCTTTCAGAATCTACTTCTATATTATTCAGCCCAATTACAGTTAGTTCAAGAATAAATGAATTTAATAGAATGAATGGTTATTATTGTTTCTATACTTGGAATCTTCCTCTTAATATATTTGCTAATTATCCATCAGTTTCAGTATTTATGAATTGGCTTTATCAAAGAAATAATAATAACCCTTCTGTATTTCAAAATATAGCAAAATATTCATCAGCTGAAGATTATAATAGAGTTTTAAATAATGTAAGTTTTATAGGGGCATCTAGTTGGGATGATTTATTATTTAAATGGGTTGAAGGAATATATAATGGAGAAGTTACAGGAGCAGAAATAAAAGAACAAAAAGAAAATGATAATATTAATTTATATCCAGGGGCAGTAGTAGTTTATAATGGAAGTTTGACTCAGTCTGGTAATTTATTAACTAGAAAGCTATCAAGCTCTTTAGAATTGGCTTTAAATAATGATACTTATATTGGAAATAGCCCAACTCCTATAAATATTACAACTCCTAAAGCATCATCAGTACAGGCATCAAAAATGTATGAAACAGTAAATGATATTCCTTATATACCTAAAGAAAGACATATATTATTTGGTAAAGATGGAAAAATTAAAGAATATTAA
- a CDS encoding acetate/propionate family kinase, protein MNVLVINSGSSSIKYQLFAMPEAKVLAKGLLEKIGEEISALKHTAVEKGKEKKIEQKVADHKAGMSLIFSLLTDKEFGVISNMNEISAVGHRVVHGGEEFNKSTLITDEAVKAMEACCDIAPLHNPAGLQGIAACKEILKDVKMVGVFDTSFHQTIPDYAYMYAVPYEWYDKYKIRRYGFHGTSHKYVYGEFCKAENKPNANVIVCHLGNGASVTAIKNGESIDTSMGLTPLEGLVMGTRSGDMDPAVPTFVMAKENLSPKEMDNILNKKSGLLGVSCLSNDMRNLDEASKTNKKAELAIKMFCYRVKKYIGAYMAALGHLDGIVFTGGIGENSASIRGRILEGLDELGIKCDADKNSKARGCASFEKDGAPIKLYVIATDEEKAIAMDTYNIALK, encoded by the coding sequence ATGAATGTATTGGTAATCAATTCAGGAAGTTCAAGTATTAAATATCAATTATTCGCTATGCCTGAAGCAAAAGTTTTAGCTAAAGGACTTTTGGAAAAAATCGGCGAAGAGATAAGTGCATTAAAACACACAGCTGTAGAAAAAGGAAAAGAAAAAAAAATAGAACAAAAAGTTGCTGACCATAAAGCTGGTATGTCTTTAATTTTTTCTCTTTTAACAGACAAAGAATTTGGTGTTATATCTAATATGAATGAAATATCTGCTGTAGGTCATAGGGTTGTTCATGGCGGTGAAGAATTCAACAAAAGTACATTAATCACTGATGAAGCTGTAAAAGCTATGGAGGCTTGCTGCGATATAGCTCCTTTACATAACCCAGCTGGTTTGCAGGGTATAGCTGCTTGTAAAGAAATATTAAAAGATGTAAAAATGGTAGGTGTATTTGATACTAGTTTCCATCAAACAATACCTGATTATGCTTATATGTACGCTGTTCCTTATGAATGGTATGATAAATATAAAATACGCCGTTATGGTTTCCATGGTACTTCTCATAAATATGTTTACGGAGAGTTCTGTAAGGCAGAAAATAAACCTAATGCTAATGTTATAGTTTGCCATTTAGGAAATGGTGCTAGCGTAACTGCTATAAAAAATGGAGAATCTATTGATACTAGTATGGGTTTGACTCCTTTGGAAGGTTTGGTAATGGGTACTAGGTCTGGTGATATGGATCCTGCTGTTCCTACTTTTGTTATGGCTAAAGAAAATTTATCTCCAAAAGAAATGGATAATATTTTAAATAAAAAAAGCGGACTTTTAGGAGTTTCATGTCTTAGCAATGATATGAGAAATTTAGATGAGGCTTCTAAAACTAATAAAAAAGCTGAACTTGCTATAAAAATGTTCTGCTACAGAGTAAAAAAATATATAGGGGCTTATATGGCTGCCCTTGGTCATCTTGATGGTATTGTATTTACAGGCGGTATAGGTGAGAATAGTGCATCTATTAGAGGAAGAATACTTGAAGGTTTAGATGAGCTTGGTATTAAATGCGATGCTGATAAAAATTCTAAAGCCAGAGGATGTGCTAGTTTTGAAAAAGACGGTGCTCCTATTAAACTTTATGTTATAGCTACTGATGAAGAAAAAGCTATAGCTATGGATACTTACAATATAGCATTGAAATAA